The following are encoded together in the Thalassolituus oleivorans MIL-1 genome:
- a CDS encoding urease subunit beta, whose translation MIPGEIIVGEGDILLNEGRPTITLRVENTGDRPVQVGSHYHFYETNMALSFEREKTRGFRLNIASGTAVRFEPGQGREVELVAYVGDRKVYGFRGDVMGSLDGESA comes from the coding sequence ATGATTCCAGGTGAAATTATCGTCGGTGAAGGCGATATCCTTCTTAATGAAGGCCGCCCGACCATTACGCTGCGGGTTGAGAATACTGGCGACCGTCCGGTGCAAGTGGGTTCGCATTATCACTTTTATGAAACCAATATGGCGCTGTCGTTCGAGCGTGAAAAAACCAGAGGATTTCGGCTAAATATTGCCTCTGGTACGGCGGTGCGGTTTGAACCGGGTCAAGGCCGTGAAGTGGAATTAGTGGCGTATGTGGGCGACCGTAAAGTTTACGGTTTCCGTGGCGATGTGATGGGCAGTTTGGATGGAGAATCAGCATGA
- a CDS encoding M48 family metallopeptidase, producing MNVPIKANRQLMSFRYGDQQIAFERVKRPQATSKVLIKVHPDCRVVVSAPEDADNEMVLSAVKKRSRWIYEKLRDFRKQLEHITPRQYISGESHYYLGKQYLLKVIEAPEQAQGVKLLRGKLEVSVKIKSAEKIKTLLADWYKARAKEIFAKRLDAMLEQALWVTDCPPLRILTMQTQWGSCSPNGRITLNPHLVKAPRECIDYVILHELCHIAEHNHSERFYRLMSKVMPKWEKTKERLDGMASSITS from the coding sequence ATGAACGTACCGATTAAAGCCAACCGCCAGCTTATGAGCTTTCGTTACGGTGATCAGCAGATTGCGTTTGAGCGTGTTAAACGCCCCCAAGCCACGAGCAAAGTGCTGATTAAGGTTCACCCCGATTGCCGAGTAGTCGTGTCTGCTCCTGAAGATGCCGACAACGAGATGGTACTCAGTGCAGTAAAAAAACGTAGCCGCTGGATCTATGAAAAACTACGTGATTTTCGCAAACAACTTGAGCACATTACGCCGCGCCAATACATCAGTGGCGAAAGCCATTATTACTTAGGTAAACAGTACCTATTAAAAGTAATAGAAGCACCGGAGCAAGCTCAGGGAGTCAAACTGCTTCGAGGAAAGCTGGAGGTATCGGTAAAAATTAAAAGTGCCGAAAAAATAAAAACGCTACTGGCTGATTGGTATAAAGCACGCGCAAAAGAAATCTTCGCTAAACGCTTAGATGCCATGCTAGAACAAGCACTTTGGGTAACTGATTGCCCTCCTCTGCGTATTCTGACGATGCAAACCCAATGGGGCAGCTGTTCCCCCAATGGCCGGATCACCCTGAACCCTCACTTGGTTAAAGCGCCTCGCGAGTGTATTGACTACGTGATTTTGCACGAGCTCTGCCACATAGCTGAACATAATCACAGCGAACGATTTTACCGGCTAATGAGTAAAGTCATGCCAAAATGGGAAAAGACGAAAGAAAGGCTGGATGGGATGGCTTCAAGTATCACAAGTTGA
- a CDS encoding secondary thiamine-phosphate synthase enzyme YjbQ has product MWIQRTITLKPYARGFHLITSAIEQQLPELSQIQAGLLHVFIQHTSASLTINENADPTVRGDFERVFNRLVPENQPYYQHNDEGSDDLPAHIKTSLLGPSVTIPITNGQLNLGTWQGVYLCEHRDYGGSRRLVLTVNGE; this is encoded by the coding sequence ATGTGGATTCAACGCACGATAACATTAAAGCCGTATGCTCGCGGTTTTCATTTAATTACCTCCGCAATAGAACAGCAACTGCCTGAATTAAGCCAAATTCAAGCCGGTCTGCTGCACGTATTTATTCAACACACCTCAGCCTCGCTTACTATTAATGAAAACGCGGACCCAACCGTACGCGGTGATTTCGAACGGGTATTTAATCGCCTAGTACCCGAGAATCAGCCTTACTATCAGCACAATGATGAAGGCTCGGATGATTTGCCCGCGCATATTAAAACTAGTTTGTTGGGGCCATCGGTCACTATTCCGATTACCAATGGGCAATTAAACCTGGGCACATGGCAGGGCGTTTACTTGTGCGAACACCGCGATTATGGCGGCAGTAGAAGACTGGTGCTGACAGTGAATGGTGAGTGA
- a CDS encoding HlyC/CorC family transporter — protein MNDVPLSMLFGILALLIVMSGFFSSSETGMMSLNRYRLRHMAKSKHKGAMRASKLLEKPDRLIGTILTGNNLVNFAAAALATIISQRLWPDNPDLAVFVNTILFTLVVLIFAELTPKTLAAIMPERIAFPAARLLIPLQWALHPFVWFVNTIANALLKIIRIDVNNTTPDNLSTEELRTVVREAGTMIPKRHQHMLISILDLEKMTVNDIMVPRNEVMGIDLDDSLSEVIQQLRTTQHTRLPVFRGDINNVVGILHTRNISRFLSSGEYLKADIEEICREPYFIPESTPLHTQLFNFQKNQRRIALVVDEYGDVQGICTLEDILEEIVGEFTTDVASSSSPDVHPQEDGSFIVDGTAYVRDVNRALKWDLPTDGPKSISGLIVEMLEHIPEAPVCLLIGRYRIEIMQIKDNTIRTAKVTLDPRVADHHE, from the coding sequence TTGAATGACGTCCCCTTAAGTATGCTATTCGGCATACTTGCTCTCCTGATAGTTATGTCAGGATTCTTCTCCAGTTCCGAAACTGGAATGATGTCGCTCAACCGCTATCGCTTGCGCCATATGGCCAAGAGCAAGCACAAAGGTGCCATGCGTGCTTCTAAGTTGTTGGAAAAGCCCGATCGTTTAATCGGCACCATTCTTACTGGTAACAACCTAGTTAACTTTGCCGCAGCCGCGTTAGCCACCATCATTAGCCAGCGGTTATGGCCGGACAATCCCGATCTTGCGGTATTTGTGAACACCATTTTATTTACCTTGGTGGTCCTTATTTTTGCCGAATTAACGCCGAAAACATTAGCTGCAATCATGCCGGAACGAATTGCCTTTCCTGCTGCGCGGTTATTGATTCCATTACAGTGGGCTCTGCACCCTTTTGTATGGTTCGTGAACACCATTGCCAATGCGCTGTTAAAAATCATCCGCATTGATGTCAATAACACTACCCCAGATAACCTCAGCACCGAAGAATTGCGCACTGTGGTACGTGAAGCCGGAACTATGATCCCGAAGCGCCACCAACATATGCTGATCAGTATTCTCGATTTAGAGAAGATGACGGTTAACGACATTATGGTGCCGCGTAACGAGGTAATGGGGATTGATTTAGATGATTCGCTCAGTGAAGTGATTCAGCAACTGCGTACCACACAACATACGCGCTTGCCGGTATTCCGTGGTGATATCAATAACGTAGTGGGTATTTTGCACACCCGCAATATCAGTCGCTTTTTATCATCGGGCGAGTATCTCAAAGCCGATATCGAAGAAATTTGCCGCGAACCGTATTTCATTCCTGAAAGTACACCGCTGCACACTCAGCTATTCAATTTCCAGAAAAACCAGCGCCGTATTGCACTGGTGGTTGATGAGTATGGCGATGTTCAAGGTATTTGTACCTTGGAAGATATCTTAGAAGAGATCGTGGGTGAATTTACTACCGATGTCGCCTCCAGCAGTTCTCCCGATGTACATCCGCAAGAAGATGGCAGCTTTATTGTCGATGGCACGGCCTATGTGCGTGACGTCAATCGCGCGCTGAAGTGGGATTTGCCCACCGATGGACCAAAATCCATCAGTGGATTAATTGTAGAAATGCTCGAACACATTCCCGAGGCGCCAGTCTGCTTGCTCATTGGCCGCTATCGTATCGAGATCATGCAAATTAAAGACAATACCATCCGCACCGCCAAGGTGACGCTTGATCCTAGGGTCGCTGATCACCACGAATAA
- a CDS encoding urease subunit gamma: MELLPREKDKLLIFTAALLAERRLNRGLKLNYPEAMAYLSMEIIEGARDGKTVAELMSYGKTLLTSDQVMPGVPELIHEVQVEATFPDGTKLVTVHEPIV; this comes from the coding sequence ATGGAATTACTACCACGCGAAAAAGATAAGCTGCTGATTTTTACCGCAGCTTTATTAGCCGAACGTCGGCTTAATCGCGGCTTAAAATTAAATTATCCAGAAGCCATGGCCTATCTTTCGATGGAAATCATTGAAGGTGCACGCGATGGTAAAACCGTAGCCGAATTAATGAGCTACGGCAAAACGCTACTAACATCCGATCAAGTGATGCCGGGCGTGCCTGAGTTAATCCACGAAGTACAAGTGGAAGCGACCTTTCCCGATGGAACTAAATTAGTCACTGTTCACGAACCCATAGTGTAA
- a CDS encoding cytochrome C assembly family protein encodes MSGFALAAPAAGFYIFAAFVQWLVATGRRQNSRGLVRSCTAIAALLHIGYVAATMFKGDEINLAFLQVGSLISLVITLLLLFSSWRKPVDNLLIGLLPMAAVILLTASIFHQIVIFTELSYGLTWHILLSILAYSTFTIASMQAVLVMLQDQHLRKHQTRGLVQALPSLQTMDVLLFEMIWLGMILLTAAFAIGWPHVIDIKGQHLIHKVAFGCIGWLVFAGLLFGRYRFGWRGVIASRWTLVGTGFLVMSYFGSRFVLEVILHVSPL; translated from the coding sequence ATGTCTGGATTCGCATTGGCAGCCCCTGCTGCTGGTTTCTATATTTTTGCAGCCTTTGTGCAATGGTTAGTGGCTACCGGCCGCCGCCAAAATTCTCGTGGTTTAGTGCGCAGCTGTACCGCTATCGCAGCGCTTCTGCACATTGGCTATGTAGCGGCCACTATGTTCAAGGGCGATGAAATAAACTTGGCCTTTTTACAAGTGGGCTCTTTGATTTCTCTGGTCATTACCTTACTGCTGCTCTTCTCTAGCTGGCGCAAACCGGTCGATAACTTGCTGATTGGCTTGTTACCCATGGCTGCAGTGATATTACTAACCGCCTCTATTTTTCATCAGATCGTTATTTTCACCGAGCTGAGTTACGGCCTTACGTGGCATATCTTGCTGTCGATTCTGGCCTACAGCACCTTTACCATCGCATCCATGCAAGCAGTACTAGTGATGCTACAAGACCAGCACTTACGTAAACATCAAACTCGCGGCCTAGTTCAAGCGCTGCCGTCGCTGCAAACCATGGATGTATTGTTATTCGAAATGATCTGGTTAGGCATGATTTTATTAACAGCAGCCTTTGCTATCGGATGGCCACACGTCATCGACATAAAAGGTCAGCACCTGATCCACAAAGTAGCTTTTGGTTGCATCGGCTGGCTAGTCTTCGCGGGATTATTGTTTGGCCGTTATCGCTTTGGCTGGCGCGGCGTTATCGCTAGCCGTTGGACTCTTGTTGGCACAGGCTTCTTGGTCATGTCGTATTTTGGTTCGCGCTTTGTCCTCGAAGTTATTTTGCATGTATCGCCGCTATAG
- a CDS encoding urease accessory protein UreD, which produces MNLPVPPPNLNITNASSWRASLSLGFRRTERGSRLVRSEHNGPLYVQKPFYPEGPDCAHVYLLHPPGGMVSGDFLAISAHAESHSHALITTPGAGRVYRARSDGLLQQQQVELTIDDDAVLEWMPLETILFPSSRARLQTNVHLGNNSRFIGWDIVSLGLPANEARLDDLGQTTHLKQGLRLYNQGRLIFNERLNLSPEQNSHLNAAAGFRGHPVHGLLVAGPFSAPLPDELMGALQALCENELAGVTLNGEILTVRYLGTCSEKARQLLVEAWSLIRPHLLQRPACAPRIWAT; this is translated from the coding sequence TTGAATCTGCCTGTTCCGCCACCGAATTTAAATATTACTAATGCTTCAAGCTGGCGTGCTTCGCTCAGTCTCGGTTTTCGTCGCACCGAACGCGGCTCGCGTTTAGTTCGCAGTGAACACAACGGTCCGCTGTACGTACAAAAACCGTTTTATCCCGAAGGCCCAGATTGCGCCCATGTGTATTTGCTTCATCCTCCGGGTGGCATGGTATCGGGCGATTTTCTTGCCATCAGCGCTCATGCCGAATCACACAGTCATGCACTGATTACCACTCCCGGTGCTGGTCGGGTCTATCGCGCACGCAGCGATGGCCTGCTGCAACAGCAACAAGTAGAACTAACAATAGACGACGATGCCGTACTGGAATGGATGCCTCTGGAGACGATTCTCTTCCCCTCTTCGCGCGCGCGCCTGCAAACCAATGTGCACCTAGGCAACAACAGCCGCTTTATCGGTTGGGATATTGTCAGTCTGGGCTTACCTGCCAATGAAGCGCGCCTCGACGACCTAGGGCAAACGACGCATTTAAAACAAGGGCTGCGTCTTTATAATCAAGGGCGGTTAATTTTTAACGAACGCCTGAATTTATCGCCTGAGCAAAATAGCCACCTCAATGCGGCAGCCGGTTTTCGCGGCCATCCAGTACACGGGCTATTAGTTGCTGGGCCATTTTCCGCACCATTACCCGACGAGCTGATGGGCGCATTACAGGCCTTGTGCGAAAACGAACTCGCCGGTGTGACGTTGAATGGGGAAATATTAACTGTGCGTTATCTGGGCACCTGTAGCGAAAAAGCACGCCAGTTGTTGGTCGAGGCTTGGTCACTCATCCGACCACATTTATTACAGCGACCGGCCTGTGCACCACGCATCTGGGCGACTTAA
- the metG gene encoding methionine--tRNA ligase produces the protein MTAQNSRNILVTSALPYANGSIHLGHLLEYIQTDIWVRFQKSRGHQCTYVCADDAHGTAIMLRAEKEGISPEEQIARVKAEHEKDFADFQIAFDNFHSTHSEENRVLSAEIYKACRDKGYIATRSIKQLFDPVKEIFLADRYIKGECPKCGAGDQYGDNCEVCGATYTPAELKNPFSVISGATPVEKESEHFFFKLPEFQSFLQEWTRSGTLQDEVANKLAEWLDSGLQEWDISRDAPYFGFEIPDAPGKYFYVWLDAPIGYMASFKNLCDRRDDLNFDDYWKVGSEAEVYHFIGKDIINFHALFWPSMLTAAEYRTPTAVNAHGFVTVNGAKMSKSRGTFITARTYLDHLNPTYLRYYFAAKLSSSVDDFDLNLEDFVQRVNSDLVNKLVNIASRSASFVMKAGGQLSSQCAEPEMLQSFIDRGDVIADFYEKREFGRAMKEIMTLADRANEYIQEKAPWAMAKEEGREQEVLDVCSVALNLFRQLMTYLAPVLPELAQKTCEFMNLDNLQWDNRAILLGHTINKFKPMLNRAEMDKVNAILFDTQELLAKEAGTSTQKEDKTAAKKDAKKDGSKKDEKKAKGPATREDGSEAIAETIEFPDFAKVDLRIARIVKADHVEGADKLLQLTLDIGNGELRNVFSGIKSAYKPEDLEGKLTVMVANLAPRKMKFGMSEGMVLAAGPGGSDIWLLEPHDGAQPGMRVM, from the coding sequence ATGACCGCACAGAACTCTCGTAACATCCTAGTCACCAGCGCCCTTCCTTATGCCAACGGTTCTATCCACCTTGGGCATTTGTTGGAATACATTCAAACTGATATTTGGGTTCGCTTTCAAAAATCGCGTGGCCATCAGTGCACCTACGTCTGTGCCGACGATGCGCACGGCACCGCAATTATGTTGCGCGCAGAAAAAGAAGGCATCTCACCAGAAGAACAAATTGCACGAGTAAAAGCCGAGCACGAAAAAGACTTCGCCGATTTCCAAATTGCGTTCGACAATTTTCATAGCACGCATAGCGAAGAGAACCGTGTGCTATCGGCTGAGATTTATAAAGCCTGCCGCGACAAAGGCTACATAGCCACGCGCAGCATCAAGCAATTATTTGATCCGGTAAAAGAGATTTTCTTAGCCGACCGTTACATCAAAGGCGAATGCCCTAAGTGTGGTGCTGGCGATCAATATGGCGACAACTGCGAGGTCTGTGGTGCAACTTACACTCCGGCAGAATTAAAAAATCCTTTTTCGGTTATTTCGGGTGCTACTCCCGTTGAAAAAGAATCTGAGCATTTCTTCTTTAAGTTGCCCGAATTCCAGAGCTTTTTACAAGAGTGGACACGCTCTGGCACGCTACAAGACGAAGTGGCTAACAAGTTGGCCGAATGGCTAGATAGCGGCCTGCAAGAATGGGATATATCTCGCGACGCGCCTTACTTTGGTTTCGAAATTCCAGATGCACCGGGCAAATATTTTTATGTTTGGCTCGATGCACCAATCGGCTACATGGCGAGCTTTAAAAATTTATGCGACCGTCGTGACGATTTAAACTTTGACGATTACTGGAAGGTCGGTTCTGAAGCCGAGGTGTATCACTTTATCGGCAAAGACATTATTAACTTCCATGCGTTGTTCTGGCCATCCATGCTCACGGCAGCAGAATACCGTACCCCAACGGCGGTAAACGCACACGGCTTCGTCACTGTGAACGGTGCCAAAATGTCCAAGTCGCGTGGCACCTTTATTACCGCCCGTACCTATTTGGATCATTTAAATCCGACTTATTTACGCTACTACTTTGCAGCCAAGTTAAGCTCCAGCGTCGATGATTTCGATTTAAACCTAGAAGACTTTGTACAGCGCGTAAACTCCGACCTCGTGAATAAACTGGTTAATATCGCGAGTCGTAGTGCTAGCTTTGTGATGAAAGCCGGTGGTCAGTTAAGCAGCCAATGTGCCGAGCCGGAAATGCTGCAAAGCTTTATTGATCGCGGTGATGTGATTGCCGATTTCTACGAAAAACGCGAGTTTGGTCGCGCCATGAAAGAAATCATGACACTGGCCGATCGCGCTAACGAATACATCCAAGAAAAAGCGCCTTGGGCGATGGCCAAAGAAGAAGGCCGTGAACAAGAAGTTCTGGATGTATGCTCGGTAGCCCTCAACTTGTTCCGTCAATTGATGACTTACCTTGCGCCAGTATTACCAGAATTAGCGCAAAAAACTTGTGAATTTATGAACCTCGATAATTTGCAATGGGATAATCGCGCTATTTTATTGGGCCATACTATTAACAAGTTTAAGCCGATGCTTAACCGCGCAGAAATGGATAAGGTCAACGCTATCCTGTTCGACACCCAAGAGCTTTTGGCAAAAGAAGCCGGTACTTCAACACAAAAAGAAGACAAAACGGCGGCAAAGAAAGACGCCAAAAAAGACGGTAGTAAAAAGGACGAGAAAAAAGCCAAAGGCCCAGCAACTCGTGAAGACGGTTCTGAAGCCATTGCTGAAACCATCGAGTTTCCCGATTTTGCTAAAGTCGATTTACGTATTGCTCGTATCGTTAAAGCCGATCACGTGGAGGGCGCAGACAAACTGCTGCAACTGACCTTAGATATCGGCAATGGCGAACTGCGTAACGTGTTCTCGGGTATTAAATCGGCTTATAAGCCAGAAGACCTTGAAGGCAAGTTAACCGTGATGGTCGCTAACTTAGCACCACGCAAAATGAAGTTCGGCATGTCCGAAGGCATGGTGCTGGCTGCTGGTCCGGGCGGATCAGACATCTGGTTGCTAGAACCACACGATGGTGCTCAGCCGGGTATGCGTGTGATGTAA
- the ffh gene encoding signal recognition particle protein: MFESLTDRLGSALKGITGQAKLTEDNIKGTVREVRMALLEADVALPVVKAFTDQVKERAIGTDVMKSLNPGQAFLKIVHDELQAVMGEANEKLNLATQPPAVILMAGLQGAGKTTTVAKLAKYLAEREKKKVMVVSADVYRPAAIKQLETLAKEVGAQFFPSSGDQKPLDIARNAIDAAKRAHVDVLLVDTAGRLAVDEAMMAEIQALHAGIKPVETLFVVDAMTGQDAANTAKAFNDALPLTGVILTKADGDARGGAALSVRHITGKPIKFMGMGEKVDALEPFHPDRVASRILDLGDILTLIEEAERKIDKSKADKLAKKMKSGKGFDLEDFLDQIQQMKNMGGLTGMLDKLPGMGNMGAMAKQTDAAEKQFKQMESIIFSMTPDERRFPDKINGSRKKRITAGSGTEIQDLNRLLKQHKQMQKMMKKVSAKGGMAKMMRAMGGMGGGGGMPPGGMPPMMR; this comes from the coding sequence ATGTTTGAGAGCCTCACGGACCGCCTTGGCAGTGCCCTTAAAGGGATAACTGGCCAGGCGAAGTTAACAGAAGACAATATAAAAGGCACCGTGCGCGAAGTGCGTATGGCCTTGTTGGAAGCCGACGTTGCATTACCAGTGGTAAAAGCCTTCACCGATCAGGTGAAAGAGCGTGCTATCGGCACTGATGTCATGAAGAGCCTAAATCCGGGCCAAGCGTTTTTGAAAATCGTCCATGACGAACTTCAAGCGGTGATGGGTGAGGCCAACGAGAAGTTGAACCTTGCCACCCAACCGCCTGCCGTCATCTTAATGGCGGGTTTGCAGGGGGCGGGTAAAACGACCACTGTTGCTAAGCTGGCTAAGTATCTGGCTGAGCGCGAGAAGAAAAAGGTCATGGTCGTTTCTGCTGACGTCTATCGCCCTGCGGCGATTAAGCAGCTAGAAACGTTAGCTAAAGAAGTGGGCGCACAATTCTTCCCATCTTCTGGTGATCAAAAACCATTAGATATCGCCCGCAACGCCATTGATGCCGCTAAGCGCGCGCACGTTGATGTGTTGCTGGTGGATACCGCCGGTCGTTTGGCCGTTGACGAAGCCATGATGGCTGAAATTCAAGCGTTACACGCAGGTATCAAACCGGTTGAAACCTTGTTCGTGGTTGATGCCATGACGGGTCAGGATGCCGCGAACACCGCAAAGGCGTTTAACGATGCCTTACCGCTAACGGGTGTTATCTTAACCAAAGCGGATGGTGATGCACGTGGCGGTGCCGCTCTGTCGGTGCGTCATATCACAGGTAAGCCAATCAAGTTTATGGGTATGGGCGAAAAGGTTGATGCCTTAGAACCATTCCACCCTGATCGTGTTGCTTCCCGTATTTTGGATTTGGGCGATATTCTTACCCTGATCGAAGAAGCCGAACGTAAGATCGACAAGTCGAAGGCGGATAAGCTCGCCAAGAAGATGAAGTCGGGCAAGGGCTTCGATCTTGAAGACTTCCTTGATCAAATTCAGCAAATGAAAAACATGGGCGGTTTAACCGGCATGCTCGATAAGTTACCGGGCATGGGTAACATGGGCGCCATGGCCAAACAAACCGACGCTGCGGAAAAACAATTCAAGCAAATGGAGTCGATTATTTTCTCCATGACGCCCGATGAACGTCGCTTCCCCGATAAAATCAATGGCTCACGCAAAAAGCGTATTACTGCTGGTTCTGGTACCGAAATTCAGGATCTTAACCGTTTGCTCAAGCAACATAAGCAAATGCAAAAGATGATGAAGAAAGTATCGGCCAAAGGCGGTATGGCAAAAATGATGCGCGCTATGGGTGGAATGGGCGGTGGTGGCGGAATGCCTCCCGGTGGTATGCCACCCATGATGCGATAA